TTAGGAGAAATAAAAGCGGGTAAAGTAGGACCTAGACGAATATCTTGGATACCTAAATATAACAGAGATAATAACACCGCTACTGCTTTCTGTTCATACCAAGATAAAATCATCGACAAAGGTAATTGATTCACATCAACCTCAAAAGCTTTAGCTAATTCAATAGCGATTTGAATAGCTGAATAAGCATCATTACATTGTCCCACATCCATTAAACGAGGTAAATTACCAATAGTACCTAAATCCTGATCAAAGAAACGGAACTTACCACAAGCTAAAGTTAACACCACACAATCTTGAGGTACTTTTTCCACAAACTCTGTATAATAATTCCGTTCTGGTTTAGCACCATCACAACCACCCACTAGGAAAATATGACGGAGTTTACCTTGTTTAATCGCGTCAATTACTTGATCTCCTACGCTTAAAACCGCGTTACGACCAAAACCAACCATCACTTGACGTGGTGCTTCATCTTCTCTGAAACCATCCATGGTGAGACTAATAGCGATCGCCCTACTATAATCTATTTTTCCTGTTTCATCTGCAGCTAGATAATTAATCCCACCATAACCCACAGGACCTATGGTAAACAATTTTTCCTCATAAATCTCTTGAGGTGGCATTAAACAGTTAGTAGTTACTATAACAGCACCTGGGAATCTGGCAAATTCTTTGGTCTGATTTTGCCAAGCTGTACCATAATGACCATAGAAATGGGGATATTTTTCTTTCAGACGAGGATAACCGTGAGCGGGTAATAACTCTCCATGAGTATAGACATTAATACCTTTTCCTGCGGTTTGAGCCAGAATCTCTGCTAGTTGTCTAATATCATGTCCTGAAACTAGTATGGCTTTACCTTGTTTAGCATGCAAAGGAACAGTAGTTGGGGTAGGATGTCCATAGGTTTGAGTATGTCCTGCGTCTAGTAATTCCATGGCTTTAAGATTATACTTACCTATCTCTAAAGCTAGATTTACCCAATCTGCTAATTCCCAAGTATGATTATCAAAACTAGTTAGGGTTCTTTGAATAAAATTATAAACTTCTTCGTCTTGTTGTCCTAATTCTTGAGCGTGAAAATTATAAGATGCTAACCCTTTAAGTCCATAAAGTACGGTTAACTTTAAAGAAAATATGTCATTATTGCCTATATTTTCACTAATAAAGCTTAAAGCAACATCTTGACCTTGCTCTACTAAACTAGCATTAAAATCTGGTTGATAGCGCGCAATTTTGGGGAAAAGAAAATTTTCTCCTGTTAGGTTATGAATCTGGGTTTTCAATCCTTCTCGATAACTCAGACATTGACGAATATATTGAGTAAATCGTTTTTGGTCAAAATTAACGTTAGTCATCGTCGCGAAAATCGTCTCACAGGTAAAGACATCAATATCATGAGTATCGATATTTAATTCTTTAGCTTTAAGAACTACATAAGCTAACCCACGTAAACAATAAATCGTCAAATCCTGTACAGCATTGACTTGAGGACTTTTACCACAAGCACCCCATTGATGACATCCATTACCACTAGCTGTTTGTTCGCATTGTTCACAAAACATAATCTGACTCCATTTCCTCTGTTGGTTTATCTATGATCACTGTAGAGGATGTCAGTTATTTAAAGCTTTGACTTAAGTCAAAATTAGGGATTCAGTCAAAAAATGTTAAATCTAGAAGAATTTTTAAGTAACACCAAACTATTTAAGGATCTACCCCCACAACAATATCAAGCTTTAGCCAAAATTGCCCAGAAACAGACCTATACTAAAGGACAAGTCATTTTTTGGCAAGGTGAAGAGGGAGAAGGTTTTTTTATTGTCGTCACAGGTAAGGTAAAAATATTTCAAACCTCTTTAGAGGGAAAAGAACAGATTTTAAACTTTTTTAGAGAAGGGGAACATTTTGCTGAAGTTCCCGCTTTTGATGGTGGTTGTTATCCAGTTTCTGCAGCAACTCTAGAGGATACAGAATTACTTTTTTTCTCTAGAAAAGATTTTATTACGGTAATTGAACAACATCCTACTTTAGCACTTAATATTCTGGTGGTTTTTGCTAAACATCTACGTAAATTAGTTGGTTTAATCGAAAATGTTTCTCTTAGAGAAGTTCCCCAACGACTCGCAGTTTATCTGTTGAGTTTAAGTGAACGTCAAGGCAATAAAACTACCGTAGAATTGGATTTAACTAAAGGACAATTAGCCGCCATGATTGGTACGATTCCAGAGACTCTCTCTCGTGGTTTTACTAAATTATCCCAAGAAGGCTTGATTCAAGTTAATGGATTACAAATTACTTTGTTAGATATAAAAAAGCTACAGGAAAAAGCGGGAATTTTTGCTGATATTAATTAAGAAAAAAATACCTATAGCAATTACCATAGGTATCAGATCAATTATTCAGCTAAATTTTTACTGGTAAAAGCGTCTAAAGAATAAGCAGGAACACGATTAGAGTAGTCTGTAGATTGTCCTGTTACTATTTTGGCGATCGCTTCAAAGCCCTTGGAATTTAAATTACGGTTGTGGATGGGTTTACTTTGTTCACCGCGGAAGTAAGCTTGTGTACCAATTACCGCAGCAGCTACCCAGCCTACTAATAATACTGCAATTAACATAATCATAGTGGTTGTCATATATTTATTTTCCTTTTTTACTTTCTTATTAACTAATGTAACAAGTTTATTAAGATTTGTCAAGTTTACTTTACAAAATTATTTAAATAGGGTAAAAATAACCCTCAATCTGAGTCAATAGAGAAGCTATAGCGCTACGCGCAAGGCAAGAGGCAAAAGTAGATTAGCACTCTTGTTTCATAACTTTAAAATGTCCTAACCACAACGCGTACTGCTGCTATACCTCTTGCCTGAGACTTTAATCTAGAGAACTCAGAGGAGCGATAATAGTCAAAGCTTGAGGAAGACAACGAAAGTGTACCGAACTTGTCTCGATAATTTCTCCATCGATAACTAGATTTTGAGGAGTATTGGTGGTAATTGTTAGTGATTTAGTCCGCACATAGATTAAATCTTCTCGATTACTAGGTTTTCCTGCCAAAGCAGAAGTAAACAGAGAAGCAACGGTATTTAAACCTTGTAAAAAAGTCTTACTCGTAGCGATCGTCACTTCTAGTAAACCATCATCGGGAATAACTTCACCAAAACCTTGAGCTAAAACAGAGGTAGGAGGAGCTACATTAGCTATAGTAATAGCCGTAATTTCTAGATCTTGTACTTCATCGTCTATTTCTACAGTAGCTGTAAAGGGTTGCTGTTCCGTTAATTGTTGTACTCCCGCTAAGATATAAGCCAAACTGCCAAAACGGTTTTTTAACTCTCGGTTAGCTTTGTTAACCATTTCCGCTTCAAAACCCAATCCAGCTAAAAGAATCATGGGAATATCGTTACATAAGGCTGCGTCTATAACATGAGTATTCCCTGCGATGATATTATCACAAGCACCTCTGAGGTTAGTAGGGATATCTAAAGCTACCGCAAAAGCATTAGCTGTACCACGGGGAATTATCCCTAAAGGAATATCAGTACCAATTAAAGCACTAGCCACAGCAGAAACCGTACCATCGCCACCAGAAGCGATAATCAGACTATGGTTTTCTTGATTTTGAGCTTTAATTCCTTGAATAGCTGCTGAGACTTGTTCACAAGGATCTAGATCTGCTTGAGTATAAATAACATTAACTAAGATTTGCGGTTCAAGAAAAGAGCGAATTAGGGTTAAGTCTTGATTGGGGTTACCATTTCCTGCGACTGGGTTAAAAATCAGATAAGCAAAACGACTCTGACTAAAACCTCTAATCATTAAATCTGCTGAAGCTTCATTAATTGCTAAGGGGATATCATATTCTTGACAAGCTTGTAAAAGCATATGAAAATTGGGATAGTCTAACCAAAGAGTTTCAGGCTCACAGAAAAAAAACACCCCGCTGATATCTTGTTGCAGAATTTGTTTAATAATCCCGAGTTGGGTATCACAGCTAATTTGTTTATTGATGCGTTTGCTGATTTGCTCAGTTGTCACTAAATCAAAACCACTGAGAATAGTTTTATGTTTCTCTATCCAAGCTTTCAGACTATCTATTTGATCAAGATGAGATAATAAAGCTAGTTTTCTAGACATAAATTTAAGGTATATTATTAAAGTTGGTCAAAAGGAGTCTGAAGTTATGGAAGGAGGCGCGAGGGTTGGTCAAGCAGCTCCTGAATTTCGTGCGACAGGAGTAATCAATCAAGAATTTAAAGATATTAAACTATCTGACTATTTAGGTAAATACCTTATTTTGTTATTCTATCCACTTAATTTTACCTTTGTTTGTCCCACAGAAATTATCGCTTTTAGCGATCGCTATCAAGAATTTGCTGATTTAGACACAGAGATTTTAGGAATATCAGTAGATAGTGAATTTTCACACCTAGCGTGGATTCAAACCGATCCTAGAGAGGGAGGAATTGGAGATATCACTTATCCTTTGGTTTCAGATATCAAAAAAGAAATCAGTAATAGTTATGATATCCTTGATCCAGAAGCAGGAGTAGCTTTACGAGCTTTATTTATTATTGATAAAAAAGGGATTATCCAACACATAACCATCAACAATCTCTCTTTTGGACGTAGTGTTGAAGAGACCTTAAGAACGCTTAAAGCCATTCAACACGTACAAAGTTGTCCTAACGAAGTATGTCCCGTAGATTGGGAAGAAGGCAATCAAACCATCATAGCAGATCCTGACAAAGCCAAGCTATTTTTTGCTCAAGCCAACTTAGCAAATTCCTAATGCTATGCTAAAGATAGTTTACCTGATTGAGCTATCATGACAGAAGCAAGAAAACAAGTCTGTATAATCGGTGGAGGGTTTGGAGGGTTATATACAGCCCTACGTTTAGATGAACTATCCTGGGAAAATATAGGTAAACCCCAAATAACTTTGATAGATAAAAACGATCGCTTTTTATTTAGTCCCTTACTTTACGAACTCTTAAGCGGGGAAATGCAAGCTTGGGAAATAGCCCCTAATTATAGCGAATTATTAAAAGATACAGAAGTACAATTTAGTCAAACCTCGGTTAAAAGTCTTGATATCGGGCAAAAACAGCTTAAACTAGATGACGACACAGAATTACACTGCGATCGCCTAGTTATCGCTACAGGAGGAAATACCCCTCTAGATTTTGTACCTGGTGCAGCAACATACGCTATCCCCTTTCGTACTCTAGAAGACGCCTATTTACTCGCCGAAAGACTCAAAAGTCTGGAGCAATCCTCAACTAATTATATTCGTATTGCCATCGTCGGTGGTGGTTATAGTGGAGTAGAATTAGCTTGTAAACTAGCAGATAGACTAGGAGAAAGAGGACGTATTCGCATTGTCGAACGTGGAGATAATATACTGCGCAATTCCCCAGAATTTAACCGAGAAACAGCGAAAAAAGCCCTAGAAGCTAGAAAAGTCTGGTTAGATTTAGAAACGGAAATTCAACGTATAGAAGCAGATAACCTTACCCTAGTTTATAAAAATCAAATAGATACCATACCAGTAGATCTAGTTTTATGGACAGTAGGTACAAAAGTATCACCTTTTATCCAACAATTACCACTTCCACATGATAACTATGGTTATTTAAAGACTAACTCCTATTTACAAGTGGAGGGAGAATCCCATCTCTATGCTCTCGGAGATGTAGCCACCAGTCAAGATGCTACAGGTCAACAAATACCCAAAACCGCCCAAGCAGCTATACAACAAGCCGATTATTGCGCCTGGAATATTTGGGCTAGTTTAACCGGACGCCCTTTATTACCTTTTCGCTATCAACCCCTAGGGGAAATGATGACTCTCGGTGTAGATAACGCTACCCTTAGTGGTTTAGGTCTAAAATTAGAAGGTATCCCTGCTCATCTAATTAGACGTCTAATTTATCTCTATCGCTTACCTACCCGTAAACATCAACTCAATGTCGGTTTAAATTGGTTAGCACAACCCCTATTACAATTCTTGCAGCAAGAGGAGGGTGTTCAAATTTAATACTACATGAGTAAGCCTAAAGTAATCTTTTTAGACGCGGTAGAAACAATTATTGGTTTACGAGGAAGTGTCGGGGAAATCTACGCTAATCTAGCACAACAAGTAGGAGTAACCGTTAACCAAGAAGCAGTTAATCAAGCTTTTTATCAAAGTTTTAAAGCTTCTACCCCCTGTGCTTTTCCTGGTGTAGAATTAGCCGAAATACCTCAATGGGAATATAATTGGTGGCGGGCGATCGCTTATTCTACTTTTGCTAGAGTAGGTGTAATTAATCAATTCGCCGATTTTGAGGGCTTTTTTGCTGCTGTATATCAGTACTTTGCTACCCCTAAACCCTGGTACGTTTATAGGGATGTTA
This genomic window from Gloeocapsa sp. DLM2.Bin57 contains:
- a CDS encoding hydroxylamine reductase, with product MFCEQCEQTASGNGCHQWGACGKSPQVNAVQDLTIYCLRGLAYVVLKAKELNIDTHDIDVFTCETIFATMTNVNFDQKRFTQYIRQCLSYREGLKTQIHNLTGENFLFPKIARYQPDFNASLVEQGQDVALSFISENIGNNDIFSLKLTVLYGLKGLASYNFHAQELGQQDEEVYNFIQRTLTSFDNHTWELADWVNLALEIGKYNLKAMELLDAGHTQTYGHPTPTTVPLHAKQGKAILVSGHDIRQLAEILAQTAGKGINVYTHGELLPAHGYPRLKEKYPHFYGHYGTAWQNQTKEFARFPGAVIVTTNCLMPPQEIYEEKLFTIGPVGYGGINYLAADETGKIDYSRAIAISLTMDGFREDEAPRQVMVGFGRNAVLSVGDQVIDAIKQGKLRHIFLVGGCDGAKPERNYYTEFVEKVPQDCVVLTLACGKFRFFDQDLGTIGNLPRLMDVGQCNDAYSAIQIAIELAKAFEVDVNQLPLSMILSWYEQKAVAVLLSLLYLGIQDIRLGPTLPAFISPNVFKLLSEKYNLKAITTPDEDLAACLV
- a CDS encoding Crp/Fnr family transcriptional regulator; the protein is MLNLEEFLSNTKLFKDLPPQQYQALAKIAQKQTYTKGQVIFWQGEEGEGFFIVVTGKVKIFQTSLEGKEQILNFFREGEHFAEVPAFDGGCYPVSAATLEDTELLFFSRKDFITVIEQHPTLALNILVVFAKHLRKLVGLIENVSLREVPQRLAVYLLSLSERQGNKTTVELDLTKGQLAAMIGTIPETLSRGFTKLSQEGLIQVNGLQITLLDIKKLQEKAGIFADIN
- a CDS encoding YegS/Rv2252/BmrU family lipid kinase; its protein translation is MSRKLALLSHLDQIDSLKAWIEKHKTILSGFDLVTTEQISKRINKQISCDTQLGIIKQILQQDISGVFFFCEPETLWLDYPNFHMLLQACQEYDIPLAINEASADLMIRGFSQSRFAYLIFNPVAGNGNPNQDLTLIRSFLEPQILVNVIYTQADLDPCEQVSAAIQGIKAQNQENHSLIIASGGDGTVSAVASALIGTDIPLGIIPRGTANAFAVALDIPTNLRGACDNIIAGNTHVIDAALCNDIPMILLAGLGFEAEMVNKANRELKNRFGSLAYILAGVQQLTEQQPFTATVEIDDEVQDLEITAITIANVAPPTSVLAQGFGEVIPDDGLLEVTIATSKTFLQGLNTVASLFTSALAGKPSNREDLIYVRTKSLTITTNTPQNLVIDGEIIETSSVHFRCLPQALTIIAPLSSLD
- a CDS encoding peroxiredoxin, whose protein sequence is MEGGARVGQAAPEFRATGVINQEFKDIKLSDYLGKYLILLFYPLNFTFVCPTEIIAFSDRYQEFADLDTEILGISVDSEFSHLAWIQTDPREGGIGDITYPLVSDIKKEISNSYDILDPEAGVALRALFIIDKKGIIQHITINNLSFGRSVEETLRTLKAIQHVQSCPNEVCPVDWEEGNQTIIADPDKAKLFFAQANLANS
- a CDS encoding NAD(P)/FAD-dependent oxidoreductase; the protein is MTEARKQVCIIGGGFGGLYTALRLDELSWENIGKPQITLIDKNDRFLFSPLLYELLSGEMQAWEIAPNYSELLKDTEVQFSQTSVKSLDIGQKQLKLDDDTELHCDRLVIATGGNTPLDFVPGAATYAIPFRTLEDAYLLAERLKSLEQSSTNYIRIAIVGGGYSGVELACKLADRLGERGRIRIVERGDNILRNSPEFNRETAKKALEARKVWLDLETEIQRIEADNLTLVYKNQIDTIPVDLVLWTVGTKVSPFIQQLPLPHDNYGYLKTNSYLQVEGESHLYALGDVATSQDATGQQIPKTAQAAIQQADYCAWNIWASLTGRPLLPFRYQPLGEMMTLGVDNATLSGLGLKLEGIPAHLIRRLIYLYRLPTRKHQLNVGLNWLAQPLLQFLQQEEGVQI
- a CDS encoding HAD family hydrolase gives rise to the protein MSKPKVIFLDAVETIIGLRGSVGEIYANLAQQVGVTVNQEAVNQAFYQSFKASTPCAFPGVELAEIPQWEYNWWRAIAYSTFARVGVINQFADFEGFFAAVYQYFATPKPWYVYRDVIPSLIHWQEEGIELGIISNFDTRIYSVLEELGLKEYFDSITISSLVGAAKPDEQIFLSALEKHQCQPNQAWHIGDSFIEDYQGAISVGIKGFCLERKA